From the genome of Edaphobacter dinghuensis, one region includes:
- a CDS encoding alpha/beta fold hydrolase — protein MSEAFVTVAGSKIHYQHAGSGHPLLLLHGLVGSSRNWQNNIRFLAQDASVYAVDLFNMGESERVPGLDAGLEATADRIVAFMDALGVEKADIGAHSHGGAVAMMLAARHPQRVRSLVLFAPANPYCDLGKQLIRFYQTRFGVWFARQIPHLPRMLKATALSRMYGDPSRVAEGALEGYITGLHIPGTIDHVLQIVRRWSADMSLLRSMLSRLSGKPTLLIWGDRDRAVGLVSGQQLKQVLPQSSLVVIHGAGHIAFEEMPEICNQTMRDWLLKMPHAAKSAA, from the coding sequence ATGAGCGAGGCATTTGTCACGGTAGCGGGTAGCAAAATCCACTACCAGCATGCCGGCTCAGGACATCCGCTGCTGTTGTTGCATGGCTTGGTGGGCTCGTCGCGAAACTGGCAAAATAACATCCGTTTTCTCGCGCAGGATGCCAGCGTCTACGCCGTCGATCTCTTCAATATGGGGGAATCGGAACGAGTCCCCGGACTCGATGCCGGACTGGAGGCAACTGCGGACCGTATTGTCGCCTTCATGGACGCGCTGGGTGTGGAGAAAGCCGATATCGGCGCTCACTCTCATGGCGGGGCGGTCGCTATGATGCTGGCAGCGCGTCATCCCCAGCGAGTGCGCAGTCTTGTCTTATTTGCTCCAGCCAATCCATATTGCGATCTCGGGAAACAACTGATCCGTTTCTATCAGACGCGATTCGGGGTCTGGTTCGCACGGCAGATTCCTCATCTGCCAAGAATGCTCAAGGCTACGGCACTCAGCCGGATGTATGGCGATCCTTCCCGCGTTGCCGAGGGCGCGCTCGAAGGCTATATCACTGGATTACATATCCCCGGCACAATCGACCATGTGTTGCAGATCGTCCGACGATGGTCTGCCGATATGAGCCTTCTTCGCTCGATGTTATCGAGGCTGAGCGGCAAGCCGACGCTGCTGATATGGGGCGATCGCGATCGCGCCGTAGGGCTGGTGTCCGGTCAGCAGTTGAAACAGGTGTTGCCGCAGTCGAGCCTCGTCGTCATTCATGGCGCAGGGCACATCGCCTTTGAAGAGATGCCGGAAATCTGTAACCAAACCATGCGAGACTGGCTCCTGAAGATGCCACATGCCGCTAAAAGCGCTGCTTAG
- a CDS encoding sigma-54-dependent transcriptional regulator, with the protein MAAESLHLQRTARIAGTPRILIIDDENAIRESLETLLTLEGFTVTLAGDGASGLDLLSRNEYDLLLLDLALPGESGIDLLPRIVEMQPNLPVIMITAFGTVGNVVDAIRAGAENFVQKPWDNEKLLADIRTAIAKHKAEEEVIQLKRTLKQRYNFENIVGKSEPMLRLFDLISQVAPSRSTVLLQGESGTGKELIAKALHANSPRRDHPFVPVNTGAVPSDLLESTLFGHVKGAFTSAISAKKGLFEIANGGTLFLDEIGTMNMDMQAKILRVLQDRRFMHLGGVQEIQVDVRIIAATNVNLQEAVREGRFREDLFYRLNVITLELPPLRLRREDIPLLAAHFLKFYADENGTETPSLTPETLRIMMDHEWPGNVRELENAMERGVVLATSNAITPDLLPAQLTGSTYSASLLDHKPDASLFDLMEEIERRIISDRLERCHWNQTEAAEYFKIPLSTLNQKIKRLSVEIKKRIRD; encoded by the coding sequence ATGGCAGCAGAGTCGCTCCATCTGCAACGTACGGCCCGCATCGCCGGAACACCCCGCATCCTTATCATTGACGATGAGAATGCTATTCGCGAGTCGCTTGAGACCCTTCTAACGCTCGAAGGATTTACTGTCACCCTGGCTGGCGACGGTGCCTCCGGACTCGACCTGCTTTCACGTAACGAGTACGACCTTCTGCTGCTCGACCTTGCGCTGCCGGGAGAGAGCGGCATCGATCTGCTTCCGCGCATCGTCGAGATGCAGCCAAACCTTCCGGTCATTATGATTACTGCCTTCGGAACAGTTGGCAACGTTGTTGATGCGATTCGCGCAGGCGCAGAGAACTTTGTCCAGAAGCCGTGGGACAACGAGAAGCTGCTTGCCGACATTCGCACTGCGATTGCAAAGCATAAAGCCGAAGAAGAGGTCATTCAGCTTAAGCGAACACTGAAGCAGCGGTACAACTTCGAGAACATCGTCGGCAAGAGCGAACCCATGCTGCGGCTCTTCGACCTGATCTCGCAGGTAGCGCCGAGCCGCTCGACCGTGTTGTTGCAGGGAGAGAGCGGAACCGGCAAGGAGTTGATCGCGAAGGCGCTCCATGCGAACTCTCCGCGACGCGATCATCCCTTTGTTCCTGTCAACACGGGTGCCGTTCCATCGGATCTGCTGGAATCGACTCTGTTTGGCCACGTCAAAGGAGCGTTTACCTCGGCCATCAGCGCGAAGAAAGGCCTCTTCGAGATCGCGAACGGCGGCACTCTCTTTCTCGATGAGATCGGCACGATGAACATGGACATGCAGGCGAAGATCCTGCGCGTTCTGCAGGACCGCCGTTTTATGCACCTGGGTGGTGTGCAGGAGATTCAGGTCGATGTCCGCATCATTGCCGCGACAAACGTCAATCTACAGGAGGCTGTCCGCGAGGGGCGCTTCCGCGAAGACCTTTTCTACAGGCTCAATGTGATTACGCTGGAGCTTCCTCCGTTGCGCTTGCGACGTGAGGACATTCCCCTGCTCGCTGCGCACTTCCTGAAGTTTTATGCGGATGAGAATGGAACCGAGACGCCGTCGCTTACGCCTGAGACGCTGCGCATCATGATGGACCATGAGTGGCCAGGAAACGTGCGAGAGCTGGAGAACGCGATGGAGCGTGGCGTAGTGCTGGCGACATCTAATGCGATTACGCCTGATCTGCTGCCCGCACAGTTGACGGGCAGCACCTACTCCGCTAGCCTGCTCGACCATAAGCCTGATGCTTCGCTCTTCGATCTGATGGAAGAGATCGAGCGTCGCATCATCTCGGACCGGCTCGAGCGCTGCCATTGGAACCAGACGGAGGCGGCAGAGTACTTCAAGATTCCGCTATCGACGCTGAACCAGAAGATCAAGCGTCTGAGTGTCGAGATCAAAAAGCGCATCCGCGACTAA
- a CDS encoding polysaccharide lyase family protein, with amino-acid sequence MRLLRSLISAGQIFLLLFITSAAAQAQAEQKPPVTITDTGTNYILANGYVTASISKTTGDMVSLKYHGLETMGYVSGHHAGYWEQNPSGAARKTDTITIDPAKNDGERGEVSIKGWSDGQSLTVHPVPDPGTASEDSASQLNGRHIGPPPGSGRMANAGTFVGRRPGRGGRGPGLLLDMEIRYTLGRGDHGIYTYAIFTHEPSYDATSLGESRYGFKLNSQVFDWLSIDSQRNALMPTSSDWDNGSDLNMKEARRLTTGVYKGRAEHKYDYCADQFDTPAFGWSSTKHHIGLYFINPSMEYLSSGPDHFELTGHIDDGDGGDPTLLDYWRGTHYGGSELRINAGESWNKVVGPIFIYLDSAATPDAMFREAKAQAIRESAKWPYTWVKNVDYPQAAQRSTVSGQLILKDPQAPGAKLPNLLVGLAYPDQTGDLPASSRIFGPQRLTWQNDAKHYEFWVRGSADGHFIIPKVRPGTYELHAIADGVLDEYVKADITVVAGQPVDLGKLDWTPVRYGKQLWQIGIPNRSASEFLKGNDHWHWGLYIEYSKLFPNGVNYTIGKSDFRKDWYIYQVPHVISDDGTGRSKGRATTWTIHFNMPESQPKGRATLRLALAGVSTRSIDVGINDKPAGTVTGLIYNATINRDGIEGSWVEKDLSFDATLLRPGQNTLTLTIPAGGLTSGVSYDVVRLELADTH; translated from the coding sequence ATGCGATTGCTGCGCTCCCTCATCTCTGCCGGACAGATCTTTCTCCTTCTCTTCATCACCTCTGCTGCCGCTCAAGCGCAGGCCGAACAAAAGCCTCCCGTCACCATCACCGACACAGGTACCAACTACATCCTCGCCAACGGCTACGTCACCGCTTCCATCAGCAAGACCACAGGCGACATGGTCTCGTTGAAATATCATGGCCTCGAGACCATGGGATATGTATCCGGCCATCACGCCGGATACTGGGAACAAAATCCCTCCGGAGCCGCACGTAAGACCGATACCATCACCATCGATCCGGCAAAGAACGACGGCGAGCGTGGCGAGGTCTCCATCAAAGGCTGGTCCGACGGTCAATCCCTAACGGTCCATCCCGTTCCCGATCCCGGCACCGCTAGTGAAGACTCTGCTTCACAGCTCAATGGCCGACACATCGGGCCGCCTCCCGGCTCGGGTCGCATGGCCAACGCCGGGACCTTCGTTGGCCGCCGTCCCGGCCGCGGAGGTAGAGGCCCTGGGCTCCTCCTCGACATGGAAATTCGCTATACCCTTGGCCGCGGTGACCACGGCATCTATACCTACGCCATCTTCACGCACGAGCCCTCCTACGATGCCACGAGTCTGGGAGAAAGCCGTTACGGTTTTAAGCTCAACAGTCAGGTCTTTGACTGGCTCTCCATCGACAGCCAGCGCAACGCACTTATGCCCACCAGCTCCGACTGGGATAACGGCTCCGATCTCAACATGAAAGAGGCCCGCCGCCTCACCACCGGCGTCTACAAAGGCCGCGCCGAACACAAGTATGACTACTGCGCCGACCAGTTCGACACTCCTGCCTTCGGTTGGTCCAGTACCAAACACCACATCGGTCTCTACTTCATCAATCCATCGATGGAATACCTGAGTAGTGGTCCCGATCACTTCGAGCTTACCGGCCACATCGACGACGGCGACGGTGGCGACCCCACCCTGCTCGACTACTGGCGCGGCACCCACTATGGAGGTAGCGAGCTGCGCATCAACGCCGGCGAGAGTTGGAACAAGGTCGTCGGCCCCATCTTCATCTATCTCGACTCTGCTGCCACTCCCGACGCCATGTTCCGCGAAGCCAAGGCGCAAGCCATTCGCGAGTCGGCCAAGTGGCCTTATACCTGGGTCAAAAATGTCGATTACCCTCAGGCAGCCCAGCGCAGCACCGTCAGCGGTCAATTAATTCTGAAAGATCCTCAGGCTCCCGGGGCAAAGCTGCCCAATCTTCTTGTCGGCCTTGCCTATCCCGATCAGACCGGCGACCTGCCTGCATCATCGCGTATCTTTGGTCCTCAGCGACTAACCTGGCAGAACGATGCTAAGCACTATGAGTTCTGGGTACGCGGCTCTGCTGACGGCCACTTCATTATTCCCAAGGTTCGCCCCGGAACCTATGAGCTTCACGCCATCGCAGACGGTGTCCTGGATGAATACGTCAAGGCTGACATCACGGTAGTTGCAGGACAGCCAGTCGATCTCGGCAAGCTCGACTGGACACCCGTTCGCTACGGCAAACAACTCTGGCAGATCGGCATCCCCAACCGCTCCGCCTCAGAGTTTCTCAAAGGCAACGATCACTGGCACTGGGGCCTCTACATCGAATACTCAAAACTCTTTCCCAACGGCGTTAACTACACCATCGGCAAAAGCGACTTCCGCAAAGACTGGTACATCTACCAGGTTCCGCATGTTATCAGCGACGACGGCACTGGTCGCAGCAAAGGCCGCGCTACGACATGGACCATCCATTTCAACATGCCGGAGTCTCAACCAAAGGGACGCGCTACGCTACGCCTCGCGCTTGCGGGTGTCAGCACGCGCAGCATTGATGTAGGCATCAACGATAAGCCCGCAGGAACCGTTACCGGCCTCATCTATAACGCAACCATTAACCGCGATGGCATAGAAGGCTCATGGGTAGAGAAAGACCTCTCTTTCGACGCCACTCTACTGCGTCCCGGTCAGAACACCCTCACACTCACCATCCCCGCAGGTGGGCTGACCAGCGGCGTCTCCTACGATGTAGTTCGCCTGGAGCTGGCAGATACGCACTGA
- a CDS encoding ATP-binding protein: MKNGFQTRILAIALALATLAACVLAGFNLQHENHFDVPTDGVSWIEAPGGLRAQRVPVDSPGFRAGIRTGDILVAINDRPTDRLAPLVREMFRSGIWSHATYSILRPVPNSIDLQGSAKLDIQVILVPQDRSSNQWLRFIALVYLAIGIYVLFRRWTAPKSTHFYVFCLVSFVLYSFKYTTQFDTFDQIIYWGNIIAEALQPALFVHFAVSFSDAFAANRPSKLKRSFLTAAIYAPAIFLIALQYSALQYWSATELLRHRLDQIAVAYLAIYYVIAAIVFRFRYQRAESGLERQQLKWLTRGTLLTITPFTLLYVIPYLYFSGTSVPSLLTKIAGLSLIFLPLTFSWAIVRYRLMDVDLIFKRGVTYTLATASLVGLYFVIVAVTAEMVRARLPSLHVWGLLAAIVFTGILFEPLKKAIQGRVDRIFDQKRLDYRETLVEFGRGLNSQTDLRALLNSIVERLPQTLLVTRVAVFLATEGKRSPVAPHFELAASHGLTNLQDADLQSLDVRFLDFDRPGANNHLFLETPQQVLRLPDAQRSSARNLDLNYYLPCRVANREGSGTRTVAIIGLGRTDDGDFLSSEDMELLESLAGYIGIAIQNAQLYQRLEQKIGEFERLKEFHENIVESINVGVFAVDLEDRIESWNTQMESMYSKSRAEVLHQPVSEVFPPDFVARFNSVREEQGTHTLYKFRLALPDGTIRTANIAIAPLVTRDFIAVGRIILVDDITDRIQLEAQLTQSEKLSSIGLLAAGVAHEVNTPLAVISSYTQMLTKHMRDDERLAPVLEKITQQTFRASEIVNGLLNFSRTSGAEFTNIDLNDLLRDTLTLLEHQLKTAQIHIETNFDPQLFRIHGNQGKLQQVILNLMLNAKDAMFGMSNATLKVATFNSSGHVFVRIQDSGGGIEREHLHRIYDPFFTTKTKPQEGEHKGTGLGLAVSYGIIQEHAGKIHVESERGVGTAFQLEFPASGSRPQVSAETTTNGRRDIERKTIHV, from the coding sequence ATGAAGAATGGCTTCCAAACGCGTATTCTGGCGATCGCCCTCGCTTTAGCGACGCTGGCCGCGTGCGTGCTTGCCGGTTTTAATCTTCAGCACGAAAACCACTTCGATGTGCCGACCGACGGTGTCTCGTGGATTGAGGCTCCAGGTGGGTTGCGGGCGCAGCGGGTACCGGTTGATTCTCCCGGCTTTCGCGCGGGTATCCGGACCGGAGACATCCTTGTAGCCATCAACGATCGCCCTACGGACCGACTGGCTCCTTTGGTTCGCGAAATGTTTCGCAGCGGGATCTGGTCTCATGCGACCTACTCGATCCTTCGCCCGGTTCCGAACTCAATCGATCTCCAGGGCTCGGCGAAGCTCGACATTCAGGTGATCCTTGTTCCCCAGGATCGTTCCAGCAATCAGTGGCTGCGGTTTATCGCGCTTGTTTATCTTGCCATTGGAATCTATGTCCTGTTTCGACGATGGACGGCACCGAAGTCGACGCATTTTTACGTCTTTTGTCTGGTGTCTTTTGTTCTGTACTCGTTCAAGTACACGACGCAGTTTGATACCTTCGACCAGATTATTTATTGGGGCAATATCATCGCGGAGGCGCTTCAGCCTGCACTATTTGTCCATTTTGCGGTCAGCTTCTCTGACGCCTTTGCGGCCAATCGCCCTAGCAAACTGAAGCGCAGCTTCCTGACGGCTGCGATTTATGCACCCGCAATCTTTTTGATTGCGCTGCAATACTCTGCGCTTCAATATTGGTCTGCTACTGAGCTGCTGCGGCATCGGCTCGATCAGATTGCCGTCGCATATCTGGCGATTTACTATGTCATCGCTGCCATCGTCTTCCGCTTCCGCTATCAGCGGGCGGAGTCTGGATTGGAGCGGCAACAGCTGAAGTGGCTCACTCGTGGCACACTGCTCACGATCACGCCGTTCACGCTGCTGTACGTCATCCCATATCTTTATTTCTCGGGCACGTCTGTTCCTTCGCTGCTGACAAAGATCGCCGGGCTGTCGTTGATCTTTCTACCGCTTACCTTCAGTTGGGCTATCGTGCGCTATCGGCTGATGGATGTGGACCTGATCTTCAAGCGCGGTGTGACATACACGCTTGCAACGGCTTCGCTGGTTGGGCTCTATTTCGTTATTGTCGCGGTAACTGCCGAGATGGTGCGGGCACGTCTGCCGAGCCTGCATGTCTGGGGATTGCTGGCCGCCATCGTCTTTACGGGAATTCTTTTTGAGCCGTTGAAGAAGGCGATTCAAGGCCGTGTCGACCGGATCTTTGATCAGAAACGTCTGGATTATCGGGAGACGCTGGTTGAATTCGGTCGAGGCCTGAACTCGCAGACAGATCTGCGTGCGTTGCTGAATTCGATCGTCGAGCGTCTCCCACAGACCTTGCTTGTCACGCGCGTGGCAGTTTTTTTGGCGACCGAGGGCAAGCGATCTCCGGTGGCTCCGCACTTCGAACTGGCGGCTTCGCATGGACTCACCAATCTTCAGGACGCCGATCTGCAGTCGCTCGATGTTCGGTTCCTCGATTTTGACCGTCCCGGCGCTAACAATCATCTGTTTCTTGAAACGCCGCAACAAGTTCTTCGGTTGCCCGATGCACAGCGCAGCAGCGCGCGCAATCTGGACTTGAACTATTACCTTCCTTGTCGTGTTGCCAACCGGGAGGGATCGGGAACGCGCACTGTCGCCATCATCGGGTTGGGTAGGACTGACGATGGGGATTTTCTTTCGAGCGAAGACATGGAGTTGCTGGAATCGCTCGCCGGCTACATCGGAATCGCCATTCAAAATGCGCAGCTTTACCAGCGGCTTGAACAGAAGATCGGCGAGTTTGAGCGACTCAAGGAGTTCCACGAGAACATCGTCGAGTCGATCAATGTGGGAGTCTTTGCCGTCGATCTCGAAGATCGTATCGAGAGTTGGAACACGCAGATGGAGAGCATGTACTCGAAGTCTCGCGCCGAGGTGCTGCACCAGCCGGTCTCTGAGGTCTTTCCGCCGGATTTCGTTGCCAGGTTTAACAGCGTCCGCGAAGAGCAGGGGACACACACGCTGTATAAGTTTCGCCTTGCACTGCCCGACGGCACTATCCGTACCGCCAATATCGCCATCGCTCCGCTGGTGACACGTGATTTCATCGCGGTGGGCCGCATCATTCTGGTTGACGATATCACCGACCGGATCCAGCTTGAGGCCCAGTTGACCCAGTCGGAGAAACTCTCCTCGATCGGCCTGCTGGCGGCGGGAGTTGCGCACGAGGTCAATACGCCGCTGGCTGTTATCTCAAGCTACACGCAGATGCTGACTAAGCATATGCGCGATGACGAACGCCTGGCACCGGTCCTTGAAAAGATTACACAACAGACGTTCCGCGCCTCCGAGATCGTCAATGGTCTGTTGAACTTCTCGCGAACGAGCGGAGCGGAGTTCACCAATATCGACCTTAACGATCTTCTTCGCGACACGCTGACTTTGCTGGAACACCAGTTGAAGACGGCGCAGATCCACATTGAAACTAACTTCGATCCGCAGCTCTTCCGTATTCACGGTAATCAGGGCAAGTTGCAACAGGTAATTCTCAATCTCATGTTGAACGCAAAAGATGCAATGTTCGGTATGTCGAATGCGACGCTGAAGGTTGCCACATTCAATAGTTCGGGACACGTCTTCGTGCGCATCCAGGACTCCGGCGGTGGAATCGAACGCGAACATCTGCACCGCATCTACGATCCATTTTTTACGACTAAGACGAAGCCGCAGGAAGGCGAGCATAAAGGTACCGGCCTCGGCCTTGCCGTGAGTTACGGAATCATCCAGGAGCACGCCGGCAAGATCCATGTAGAGAGCGAACGGGGTGTCGGGACGGCCTTCCAGCTCGAGTTCCCTGCTTCGGGCAGCAGACCACAAGTTTCTGCTGAAACAACTACAAACGGCCGTCGCGATATCGAGAGGAAGACGATTCATGTCTGA
- a CDS encoding alpha/beta hydrolase: MTEKRPSQIISVDDLRSSAGRLEALLNTGHEDAPFAVLLCHPHPKGGGTMHNKVVYHAMKAFSSFGLPTLRFNFRGVGLSEGSFDDGQGEQEDVRVALEWLDARLKLPILVAGFSFGSYVGLRVGCGDTSVKGLIALGLPAHAEGRDYTYGFLAACTQPKLFISGDHDVFGPRAHMEAVFASTPEPKRLVWIEGAEHFFQGTPESPTPKLGQMQQEIARWLHEQYALNR; encoded by the coding sequence ATGACTGAAAAGAGACCATCGCAAATTATCTCTGTAGATGACCTTCGCAGCTCAGCCGGACGCCTTGAGGCGCTGCTGAATACAGGTCATGAAGATGCCCCATTCGCAGTTCTGCTTTGCCATCCTCACCCCAAGGGTGGTGGCACGATGCATAACAAGGTGGTCTATCACGCGATGAAGGCGTTCAGCTCTTTTGGATTGCCAACCCTGCGCTTCAACTTTCGCGGCGTCGGCCTGAGCGAAGGTAGCTTCGATGACGGACAGGGTGAGCAGGAAGATGTTCGCGTTGCGCTCGAATGGCTCGATGCCAGACTCAAACTGCCTATATTAGTTGCCGGTTTTTCTTTCGGCTCCTATGTCGGGCTGCGTGTCGGTTGCGGAGATACTTCCGTCAAGGGCCTGATTGCGTTAGGCTTGCCAGCTCACGCCGAAGGCCGCGACTATACCTATGGTTTTCTGGCGGCCTGTACGCAACCCAAACTTTTTATCAGCGGCGACCATGATGTCTTCGGTCCGCGTGCGCATATGGAGGCGGTCTTTGCCTCGACTCCCGAGCCGAAACGGCTTGTCTGGATTGAGGGAGCGGAACACTTCTTTCAGGGAACGCCGGAGTCGCCCACTCCTAAGCTGGGTCAGATGCAGCAGGAGATCGCTCGCTGGCTACATGAACAATACGCTCTAAATAGATGA
- a CDS encoding RNA polymerase sigma factor: MNELTIIEQDQLISEAMRRDEPRLRSFIRKRVADSGEAEDILQDVFYELIEAYRLMKPIEQVTAWLFRVARNRMIDLFRKSKPGSLNEPISNAEGCNTLEDLLPSPDLGPEAAYARSLLLDALDEALEELPPEQREVFIAHELMGQSFKEIAAETGISVNTLLSRKRYAVLHLRSTLQSIYDTIAKP; the protein is encoded by the coding sequence ATGAACGAATTGACGATCATCGAGCAGGACCAGCTCATCTCCGAGGCGATGCGCCGGGATGAGCCGCGCCTGCGCAGCTTCATCCGCAAACGAGTCGCCGACAGCGGAGAAGCCGAAGACATTCTGCAGGACGTCTTCTATGAACTCATCGAGGCCTACCGCCTCATGAAACCCATCGAACAGGTTACAGCGTGGCTCTTCCGCGTGGCGCGAAACCGGATGATCGATCTTTTCCGCAAGAGCAAGCCCGGTTCGCTCAATGAGCCTATTTCAAATGCAGAGGGCTGCAATACGCTCGAAGATCTTCTGCCCTCGCCTGATCTTGGGCCGGAGGCGGCCTATGCGCGCAGCCTCCTGCTTGATGCGCTTGACGAAGCTTTGGAAGAGTTACCACCGGAGCAGCGCGAAGTTTTTATTGCCCATGAGCTGATGGGCCAAAGCTTTAAAGAAATCGCGGCCGAAACCGGCATCAGCGTCAATACGCTGCTCTCGCGCAAACGCTACGCCGTTCTGCACCTGCGCAGCACGCTGCAATCAATCTACGACACCATCGCAAAGCCATAA
- the ppk1 gene encoding polyphosphate kinase 1, translating to MTAKKRVAAETDDAKPVKKAATKVVETLFFSRDESWLRFNQRVLEEAQDATNPLLERVKFLAITASNLDEFIEIRVAGILQRIEDGYNLAQPLDEGGLRPQQRLDQLRERLKNFVAAQYRCWNEQLLPAMRDERIRVLRWEQVGDKARAHALEFYENEVDPLLTPVTIDPSHPFPRVQNKALCLALLLKNKRKGNGGTRPAILGVVTVPRSLPRLVPLPGPEGYSDFILLHELIESQVERMFRGYEILSCSAFRVTRNSNLYMQEEESRSVLESVRAELHNRRKGDAVRLEIDGSAGDEIVDRLRMNFELDPWQVYRTDGPVNLSRLMNLYSETKRPELKYPAFAGKEFKLGPKLVDLFEELRTHDVMLHHPFDSYKTVEDFIEAGARDSGVISMKQTLYRTSKDSPIFRALIEAAQSKDVTVVVELMARFDEDSNIRWARELEDAGVGVFHGIFGFKTHCKLALLVRRDPDGIVRRYAHLGTGNYNPVTARFYTDISLLTSRPEMTEAVQKVFNYLTAETEAASYAPLLVAPLTLAEKVIALIARETAHAKAGKPAAIVAKMNALLDRPTVEALYEASKAGVEIDLIVRGMCSLRPGVKGLSEHIRVRSIVGRYLEHSRIFCFANGGKEEIYCGSADWMPRNLFERCEVLFPVTQADLAKRLREEILAAYLADNTKARLLQPDGEYVRAAKTVAPFAAQDYLMRIAEGAVEAVPAKAKAAPEGTVS from the coding sequence ATGACTGCTAAAAAACGAGTAGCCGCAGAAACAGACGATGCCAAGCCCGTAAAGAAGGCTGCCACGAAAGTTGTTGAAACCCTTTTCTTCAGTCGGGACGAATCGTGGCTGCGATTTAACCAGCGCGTACTCGAAGAGGCGCAGGATGCTACAAATCCATTGCTGGAGCGAGTGAAATTTCTTGCGATTACGGCGAGCAACCTGGATGAGTTTATCGAGATTCGGGTGGCCGGTATCCTGCAGCGAATTGAAGACGGCTATAACCTTGCTCAACCTCTGGATGAGGGTGGGTTGCGACCGCAGCAACGGCTCGACCAGTTGCGCGAACGCCTGAAGAATTTCGTGGCAGCCCAGTATCGGTGCTGGAATGAACAACTGCTGCCTGCCATGAGAGATGAGCGAATCCGTGTGCTGCGGTGGGAACAGGTCGGCGACAAGGCACGTGCCCATGCGCTGGAGTTCTATGAGAATGAGGTCGATCCGTTGCTAACCCCGGTAACGATCGACCCTTCGCACCCGTTTCCGCGAGTGCAGAACAAGGCGCTTTGCCTTGCTCTCCTGCTGAAGAATAAGCGTAAGGGAAACGGCGGGACGCGGCCTGCGATTCTGGGTGTTGTAACTGTGCCGCGTTCCCTGCCTCGTCTGGTGCCGCTGCCGGGTCCTGAGGGATACAGCGACTTCATTCTGCTGCACGAACTGATTGAATCGCAGGTGGAGAGGATGTTTCGTGGATACGAAATTCTATCCTGCTCGGCATTTCGCGTGACTCGAAACAGCAATCTCTATATGCAGGAAGAAGAGTCGCGGTCGGTGCTGGAGAGCGTGCGTGCGGAGTTGCATAACCGCCGCAAAGGCGATGCCGTGCGGTTGGAGATCGATGGTTCGGCAGGAGACGAAATCGTCGACCGGCTGCGAATGAACTTTGAGCTTGATCCCTGGCAGGTCTATCGGACGGATGGGCCCGTCAATCTTTCACGATTGATGAATCTCTACTCGGAGACGAAACGGCCCGAGCTTAAATATCCTGCGTTTGCCGGGAAAGAGTTCAAGCTGGGGCCGAAGCTGGTTGATCTGTTTGAAGAACTGCGTACCCATGATGTGATGCTGCACCATCCCTTCGACTCATACAAGACGGTGGAGGATTTCATCGAGGCGGGGGCGAGGGATTCCGGCGTCATCTCGATGAAGCAGACGCTCTACCGCACAAGTAAGGACTCACCGATCTTTCGTGCGCTGATTGAGGCAGCGCAGAGTAAAGATGTCACTGTTGTGGTCGAGTTGATGGCAAGGTTCGACGAAGACTCGAACATTCGCTGGGCACGAGAGCTGGAGGATGCAGGAGTTGGAGTCTTTCACGGGATATTTGGCTTCAAGACACACTGCAAACTGGCACTGCTAGTCAGACGCGATCCTGATGGCATCGTGCGAAGATATGCTCACCTGGGCACAGGAAACTACAATCCGGTGACGGCGCGGTTTTATACCGACATCAGTTTGCTCACGTCGAGGCCAGAGATGACTGAGGCAGTGCAGAAGGTATTCAACTATCTAACGGCCGAGACGGAGGCCGCATCTTATGCACCCCTGCTGGTTGCTCCGCTGACATTGGCAGAGAAGGTAATCGCGTTGATCGCACGCGAGACAGCCCATGCAAAAGCTGGAAAGCCAGCGGCGATTGTAGCCAAGATGAATGCACTGCTCGACAGGCCCACTGTCGAGGCCTTGTACGAGGCTTCGAAGGCTGGGGTGGAGATCGATCTGATTGTACGAGGAATGTGCTCGCTGCGCCCTGGAGTGAAGGGATTAAGCGAACATATACGAGTACGTAGCATTGTGGGGCGATATCTCGAACACAGCCGTATCTTCTGCTTCGCCAATGGCGGAAAAGAGGAGATCTACTGCGGCAGCGCGGACTGGATGCCGCGAAACCTGTTCGAGCGATGCGAGGTCTTGTTCCCAGTGACACAGGCCGACCTGGCGAAACGCTTACGAGAAGAGATCCTGGCAGCGTATCTGGCGGATAATACGAAGGCTCGGCTGCTGCAACCGGATGGAGAGTATGTAAGAGCAGCAAAGACGGTAGCTCCATTTGCGGCGCAGGATTATCTGATGCGCATCGCAGAAGGTGCAGTGGAAGCAGTTCCCGCAAAAGCAAAGGCCGCCCCTGAAGGTACGGTCTCGTAG